From the genome of Streptomyces sp. NBC_01341, one region includes:
- a CDS encoding RelA/SpoT family protein translates to MPDEAQPAAAPQPEKPAGASATPGKAKPDREGGAGPAGEHAQGPAAAPAKPTPPPGATAAPSGAKAAPAPQTGSAEPTSSAPAPAAKPPVSAPAAKPPAKPATAPPSATGRAGGSSNRVRARLARLGVQRSSPYNPVLEPLLRTVRGNDPKIESATLRQIERAYQVAERWHRGQKRKSGDPYITHPLAVTTILAELGMDPATLMAGLLHDTVEDTEYGLDTLRKDFGDQVALLVDGVTKLDKVKFGEAAQAETVRKMVVAMAKDPRVLVIKLADRLHNMRTMRYLKREKQEKKARETLEIYAPLAHRLGMNTIKWELEDLAFAILYPKMYDEIVRLVAERAPKRDEYLAIVTDEVQADLRAARIKATVTGRPKHYYSVYQKMIVRGRDFAEIYDLVGIRVLVDTVRDCYAALGTVHARWNPVPGRFKDYIAMPKFNMYQSLHTTVIGPSGKPVELQIRTFDMHRRAEYGIAAHWKYKQEAVAGASKVRTDVPKNTGGRGQDTVNDMAWLRQLLDWQKETEDPSEFLESLRFDLSRNEVFVFTPKGDVIALPAGATPVDFAYAVHTEVGHRTIGARVNGRLVPLESTLDNGDLVEVFTSKAAGAGPSRDWLQFVKSPRARNKIRAWFSKERRDEAIEQGKDAIARAMRKQNLPIQRILTGDSLVTLAHEMRYPDISSLYAAIGEGHVAAAGVVQKLVQALGGEDAANEDLAESSPPSHGRNKRRAKADPGVVVKGVEDVWVKLARCCTPVPGDPIIGFVTRGSGVSVHRADCVNVDSLSQQPERILDVEWAPTQSSVFLVAIQVEALDRSRLLSDVTRVLSDQHVNILSAAVQTSRDRVATSRFTFEMGDPKHLGHVLKAVRGVEGVYDVYRVTSARRP, encoded by the coding sequence TTGCCAGACGAGGCCCAGCCAGCCGCCGCACCGCAGCCCGAAAAGCCCGCGGGGGCCTCAGCCACGCCCGGGAAGGCGAAGCCCGACCGGGAGGGCGGGGCCGGGCCCGCGGGCGAGCACGCGCAGGGTCCCGCCGCCGCTCCGGCCAAGCCGACGCCTCCTCCGGGCGCCACGGCGGCGCCCTCCGGCGCCAAGGCCGCGCCCGCCCCGCAGACCGGCTCCGCGGAGCCCACGTCCTCGGCGCCCGCTCCGGCGGCGAAGCCTCCGGTGTCCGCTCCTGCCGCGAAGCCTCCGGCCAAACCCGCCACCGCCCCGCCTTCGGCCACCGGCCGGGCGGGCGGTTCGTCCAACCGGGTCAGGGCACGGCTCGCCCGACTGGGCGTACAGCGCTCCAGCCCGTACAACCCGGTCCTCGAACCCCTGCTGCGTACGGTCCGGGGCAACGACCCCAAGATCGAGTCCGCGACCCTGCGCCAGATCGAGCGCGCCTACCAGGTGGCGGAGCGCTGGCATCGCGGCCAGAAGCGCAAGAGCGGCGACCCCTACATCACCCACCCGCTCGCCGTCACGACGATCCTCGCCGAGCTCGGCATGGATCCGGCGACCCTGATGGCCGGTCTGCTGCACGACACCGTCGAGGACACCGAATACGGCCTCGACACCCTGCGCAAGGACTTCGGCGACCAGGTCGCCCTCCTCGTCGACGGCGTCACCAAGCTCGACAAGGTCAAGTTCGGTGAGGCCGCGCAGGCCGAGACCGTGCGCAAGATGGTCGTCGCCATGGCCAAGGACCCCCGTGTCCTGGTCATCAAGCTCGCCGACCGGCTGCACAACATGCGCACCATGCGCTACCTCAAGCGGGAGAAGCAGGAGAAGAAGGCCCGCGAGACCCTCGAGATCTACGCGCCGCTGGCTCACCGGCTCGGCATGAACACCATCAAGTGGGAGCTGGAGGACCTCGCCTTCGCGATCCTCTACCCCAAGATGTACGACGAGATCGTCCGCCTCGTCGCCGAGCGCGCGCCCAAGCGGGACGAGTACCTGGCCATAGTGACCGACGAGGTCCAGGCCGACCTGCGGGCCGCCCGCATCAAGGCCACCGTCACCGGCCGGCCGAAGCACTACTACAGCGTCTACCAGAAGATGATCGTGCGGGGCCGCGACTTCGCCGAGATCTACGACCTGGTGGGCATCCGCGTGCTCGTCGACACCGTCCGCGACTGCTACGCGGCGCTCGGCACCGTCCACGCCCGGTGGAATCCGGTGCCCGGGCGGTTCAAGGACTACATCGCGATGCCGAAGTTCAACATGTACCAGTCGCTGCACACCACGGTGATCGGTCCCAGCGGCAAGCCGGTCGAGCTCCAGATCCGCACGTTCGACATGCACCGCCGCGCCGAGTACGGCATCGCCGCGCACTGGAAGTACAAGCAGGAGGCCGTCGCGGGCGCCTCCAAGGTGCGCACGGACGTCCCCAAGAACACGGGCGGCCGGGGCCAGGACACCGTCAACGACATGGCGTGGCTGCGCCAGCTCCTGGACTGGCAGAAGGAGACCGAGGACCCCAGCGAGTTCCTGGAGTCCCTGCGGTTCGACCTGTCGCGCAACGAGGTCTTCGTCTTCACGCCGAAGGGCGACGTGATAGCGCTGCCCGCCGGCGCGACGCCCGTCGACTTCGCGTACGCGGTCCACACCGAGGTCGGGCACCGGACCATAGGGGCACGGGTCAACGGACGGCTCGTGCCGCTGGAGTCGACGCTCGACAACGGGGACCTCGTGGAGGTCTTCACCTCGAAGGCCGCCGGTGCCGGGCCCTCCCGCGACTGGCTCCAGTTCGTCAAGTCGCCCCGGGCGCGCAACAAGATCCGTGCCTGGTTCTCCAAGGAACGCCGCGACGAGGCGATCGAGCAGGGCAAGGACGCCATCGCGCGGGCGATGCGCAAGCAGAACCTGCCGATCCAGCGGATCCTGACAGGCGACTCCCTGGTCACGCTGGCGCACGAGATGCGCTACCCCGACATCTCGTCGCTGTACGCGGCCATCGGCGAGGGCCACGTCGCGGCGGCGGGCGTCGTCCAGAAGCTCGTCCAGGCCCTGGGCGGCGAGGACGCCGCCAACGAGGACCTGGCCGAGAGCTCCCCGCCCTCGCACGGCCGCAACAAGCGCCGCGCCAAGGCGGATCCGGGCGTGGTCGTCAAGGGCGTCGAGGACGTCTGGGTCAAGCTGGCCCGCTGCTGTACGCCCGTTCCCGGCGACCCGATCATCGGGTTCGTCACGCGGGGCAGCGGCGTCTCCGTCCACCGGGCGGACTGCGTCAACGTCGACTCGCTCTCGCAGCAGCCGGAGCGGATCCTCGACGTCGAGTGGGCGCCCACCCAGTCGTCGGTCTTCCTCGTCGCCATCCAGGTCGAGGCACTGGACCGTTCACGACTGCTCTCCGACGTCACGCGCGTCCTGTCCGACCAGCACGTGAACATCCTGTCGGCGGCCGTCCAGACGTCCCGTGACCGTGTGGCGACCTCCCGCTTCACCTTCGAGATGGGCGACCCGAAGCACCTGGGCCACGTCCTGAAGGCCGTGAGGGGCGTGGAGGGCGTCTACGACGTCTACCGGGTCACCTCGGCGCGACGCCCGTAG
- a CDS encoding DUF349 domain-containing protein, with translation MTSDPWGRVDETGTVYVRTAEGEQVVGSWQAGSPEEALAYFERKYEGLVVEIGLLERRVKTTDLSAKDATTAIEHLRVQVDEHHAVGDLAALGKRLDTLVATVDSRREERKVQKAKQTDEARQAKEALVVEAEELAQSEQWRSAGERLRALVDTWKGLPRLDRKSDDELWHRFSHARSAFSKRRKAHFAALDAQREDARKVKERLVAEAESLSGSTDWGTTAARYRDLMTEWKAAGRAQRESEDDLWNRFRGAQDVFFAARSGVFAERDAEQGENLKLKEELAAEAEKLVPVTDLKAARAAFRSINERWEAIGHVPRDARPKVEARVQAVERTLQEAEESEWRRTNPEARARAAGLTGQLQAAVDKLRTQIDTARASGNNARADKLSRELEGRQALLDQALKGLEEFGG, from the coding sequence GTGACCAGCGACCCGTGGGGCCGTGTCGACGAGACGGGCACCGTGTACGTGCGTACGGCCGAGGGTGAGCAGGTGGTCGGATCGTGGCAGGCCGGCAGCCCCGAGGAGGCTCTGGCCTATTTCGAGCGCAAGTACGAGGGCTTGGTGGTCGAAATCGGCCTCCTCGAACGGCGGGTGAAGACCACCGACCTGTCGGCGAAGGACGCCACCACCGCGATCGAGCACCTGCGTGTGCAGGTCGACGAGCACCACGCCGTCGGTGACCTCGCCGCTCTCGGCAAGCGGCTGGACACGCTCGTCGCGACGGTCGACTCGCGCCGCGAGGAGCGGAAGGTCCAGAAGGCGAAGCAGACCGACGAGGCCCGCCAGGCCAAGGAGGCGCTCGTCGTCGAGGCGGAGGAGCTGGCGCAGAGCGAGCAGTGGCGGTCGGCGGGTGAGCGCCTGAGGGCGCTCGTCGACACCTGGAAGGGGCTGCCCCGTCTGGACCGCAAGTCCGACGACGAACTGTGGCACCGCTTCTCGCATGCCCGTTCCGCCTTCTCCAAGCGGCGCAAGGCTCACTTCGCCGCGCTGGACGCCCAGCGCGAGGACGCCCGCAAGGTCAAGGAGCGGCTGGTCGCCGAGGCCGAGTCGCTCTCCGGCTCGACGGACTGGGGCACGACCGCTGCCCGCTACCGCGACCTGATGACCGAGTGGAAGGCGGCGGGACGCGCCCAGCGGGAGTCCGAGGACGACCTGTGGAACCGCTTCCGCGGCGCCCAGGACGTGTTCTTCGCCGCCCGCAGCGGCGTCTTCGCCGAGCGGGACGCCGAGCAGGGCGAGAACCTCAAGCTCAAGGAGGAGCTCGCCGCCGAGGCGGAGAAGCTGGTGCCGGTGACGGATCTGAAGGCGGCCCGGGCCGCGTTCCGCTCCATCAACGAGCGCTGGGAGGCCATCGGCCACGTGCCGCGCGACGCCCGGCCCAAGGTCGAGGCCCGGGTGCAGGCGGTGGAGCGCACGCTTCAGGAGGCCGAGGAGTCCGAGTGGCGCCGGACGAACCCGGAGGCGCGTGCGCGTGCCGCGGGTCTGACCGGTCAGCTCCAGGCGGCGGTCGACAAACTGCGTACGCAGATCGACACGGCGCGCGCCTCGGGCAACAACGCCAGGGCCGACAAGCTCTCCCGCGAGCTCGAGGGCCGGCAGGCCCTGCTGGACCAGGCGCTGAAGGGCCTGGAGGAGTTCGGCGGCTGA
- a CDS encoding peptidylprolyl isomerase: protein MVSSDQRRRQLAREKFERQQQRREEARRRTRRLTAIIGSSVAVVAVIAAGSYFFLDGDDSKDSADAAASASPSAPPSPSASESKTPEPAMAIDKKAAYAMSLKTSQGDIRIAMEAAKTPHTVNSFKALADKGYFDGTKCHRLTTEGIFVLQCGDPKGDGTGGPGYTIPDENLTALGKPGDDGSVTYPAGSVAMANTGQPGTGGSQFFLVYKDTKLPPSYTPFGTMDDAGLKAVKKVAEAGVNGGAGDGAPKKAVTVEKATVGKD, encoded by the coding sequence GTGGTCAGCAGCGATCAGCGGCGGCGGCAGCTCGCCCGGGAGAAGTTCGAGCGGCAGCAGCAGCGCCGGGAGGAGGCCCGCCGCAGGACCAGGCGCCTCACGGCGATCATCGGTTCCTCGGTGGCCGTGGTGGCGGTCATCGCTGCGGGCTCGTACTTCTTCCTCGACGGAGACGACTCGAAGGACTCCGCCGACGCGGCGGCGAGCGCGAGCCCGTCCGCGCCCCCTTCCCCCTCGGCGAGCGAGAGCAAGACGCCCGAGCCGGCGATGGCCATCGACAAGAAGGCCGCGTACGCGATGTCCCTGAAGACGAGCCAGGGCGACATCAGGATCGCGATGGAGGCGGCGAAGACCCCGCACACCGTGAACTCGTTCAAGGCCCTCGCGGACAAGGGGTACTTCGACGGCACGAAGTGTCACCGCCTGACGACGGAGGGCATCTTCGTGCTGCAGTGCGGCGACCCGAAGGGGGACGGAACCGGCGGTCCGGGCTACACGATCCCCGACGAGAACCTGACCGCGCTGGGCAAGCCGGGTGACGACGGCTCGGTGACGTATCCGGCGGGCAGCGTCGCGATGGCGAACACCGGTCAGCCGGGGACCGGCGGCAGCCAGTTCTTCCTGGTCTACAAGGACACCAAGCTGCCGCCCAGTTACACGCCGTTCGGCACCATGGACGATGCCGGTCTGAAGGCCGTCAAGAAGGTCGCCGAGGCGGGTGTGAACGGCGGAGCCGGTGACGGTGCTCCCAAGAAGGCCGTGACGGTCGAGAAGGCGACGGTCGGCAAGGACTGA
- a CDS encoding MBL fold metallo-hydrolase: MLIAGFPAGAWGTNCYLVAPAAGEECVIIDPGHQASQGVEEALAKHRLKPVAVVLTHGHIDHVASVVPVCGAHDVPAWIHPDDRYMMSDPEKALGRSIGMPLMGELTVGEPDDVRELTDGAALRLAGMEFGVAHAPGHTKGSVTFRMPEAADVPQVLFSGDLLFAGSVGRTDLPGGDHAELLESLARVCLPLDDSTVVLSGHGPQTTIGRERASNPYMHGLDAPRRGM, from the coding sequence GTGCTCATTGCCGGGTTCCCCGCCGGGGCCTGGGGGACCAATTGCTACCTGGTCGCCCCCGCCGCCGGTGAGGAGTGCGTGATCATCGACCCGGGCCACCAGGCCTCCCAGGGCGTCGAGGAAGCGCTCGCGAAGCATCGGCTCAAGCCCGTCGCCGTCGTGCTCACCCACGGCCACATCGACCACGTCGCCTCGGTCGTCCCGGTGTGCGGCGCCCACGACGTCCCGGCCTGGATCCACCCCGATGACCGCTACATGATGAGCGACCCCGAGAAGGCGCTGGGCCGTTCGATCGGGATGCCGCTCATGGGCGAGCTGACGGTCGGCGAACCGGACGACGTGAGGGAGCTGACGGACGGTGCCGCGCTCCGGCTGGCCGGCATGGAGTTCGGCGTCGCGCACGCACCCGGCCATACGAAGGGGTCGGTGACGTTCCGGATGCCCGAGGCCGCGGACGTACCGCAGGTCCTCTTCTCGGGCGACCTGCTCTTCGCCGGCTCCGTCGGACGCACCGATCTGCCCGGAGGCGACCACGCCGAGCTGCTCGAGTCGCTGGCCCGTGTGTGCCTCCCGCTCGACGACTCGACCGTGGTGCTGTCCGGCCACGGCCCCCAGACGACCATCGGCCGCGAACGCGCCTCCAATCCGTACATGCACGGGCTGGACGCGCCCCGCCGAGGAATGTGA
- the hisS gene encoding histidine--tRNA ligase, which yields MSTFQAPKGTYDLTPPRSAKFLAVREAISSPLRNSGYGYIETPGFEDVALFARGVGESTDIVSKEMYAFETKGGDKLALRPEGTASVLRAALEANLHKAGNLPVKLWYSGSYYRYERPQAGRYRHFSQVGAEAIGTEDPALDAELIILADQAYRSLGLTRFRILLNSLGDKECRPVYREALQTFLRDLDLDEETRRRIEINPLRVLDDKRPDVQKQLTGAPMLRDFLCDACKAYHEEVRDLLTAAGVAFEDDEKLVRGLDYYTRTTFEFVHDGLGSQSAVGGGGRYDGLSEMIGGPALPSVGWALGVDRTVLALEAEGVELDIPAATSVYAVPLGEEARRVLFGLVTELRKAGVATDFAFGGRGLKGAMKSANRSGARYTVVAGERDLAEGNVQLKDMESGEQKAVATGDLVSVLRAELA from the coding sequence GTGAGCACCTTCCAGGCCCCCAAGGGCACGTACGACCTGACCCCGCCCCGCTCCGCGAAGTTCCTCGCGGTGCGTGAGGCCATCTCCTCGCCCCTGAGGAACTCCGGCTACGGATACATCGAGACGCCCGGTTTCGAGGACGTCGCCCTGTTCGCCCGAGGCGTGGGCGAGTCCACCGATATCGTGTCCAAGGAGATGTACGCCTTCGAGACCAAGGGCGGCGACAAGCTCGCACTGCGTCCCGAGGGCACCGCGTCCGTGCTGCGCGCCGCGCTGGAGGCCAACCTCCACAAGGCCGGCAACCTGCCCGTCAAGCTCTGGTACTCGGGCTCGTACTACCGCTACGAGCGCCCCCAGGCTGGCCGCTACCGCCACTTCTCGCAGGTCGGAGCAGAGGCCATCGGCACCGAGGATCCGGCGCTCGACGCCGAGTTGATCATCCTCGCCGACCAGGCCTACCGTTCGCTCGGCCTCACGCGGTTCCGCATCCTGCTGAACTCGCTGGGGGACAAGGAGTGCCGCCCGGTCTACCGGGAGGCACTGCAGACGTTCCTGCGCGACCTCGACCTCGACGAGGAGACCCGTCGGCGCATCGAGATCAACCCGCTGCGGGTCCTCGACGACAAGCGTCCCGACGTCCAGAAGCAGCTCACCGGCGCCCCGATGCTGCGTGACTTCCTCTGCGACGCCTGCAAGGCGTACCACGAGGAGGTCCGCGACCTGCTGACGGCGGCGGGCGTTGCTTTCGAGGACGACGAGAAGCTGGTCCGCGGCCTCGACTACTACACGCGCACCACCTTCGAGTTCGTCCACGACGGCCTGGGGTCCCAGTCGGCGGTGGGCGGCGGCGGGCGTTACGACGGCCTGTCCGAGATGATCGGCGGCCCCGCGCTGCCCTCCGTCGGCTGGGCCCTCGGTGTGGACCGCACGGTGCTCGCCCTGGAGGCCGAGGGCGTCGAACTCGACATCCCCGCCGCCACGAGCGTCTACGCGGTGCCGCTCGGCGAGGAGGCACGGCGTGTGCTCTTCGGCCTGGTCACCGAACTGCGCAAGGCGGGCGTCGCCACGGACTTCGCGTTCGGCGGCCGCGGCCTCAAGGGCGCGATGAAGAGCGCGAACCGCTCCGGCGCCCGCTACACGGTCGTGGCCGGTGAGCGGGACCTCGCCGAGGGCAACGTCCAGCTCAAGGACATGGAGTCGGGTGAGCAGAAGGCCGTCGCGACCGGCGACCTGGTGAGCGTGCTCCGGGCCGAACTGGCCTGA
- a CDS encoding vitamin K epoxide reductase family protein, with the protein MTMAAVDHPSSAQDEDDGAKTFGGSRALALLLVITGAAGLLAAWVITIDKFKLLEDPSFTPGCSLNPVVACGNIMKSEQASAFGFPNPMLGIATYSVVIGIGMALLAGARFRAWYWLGLNAGTLFGVGFCTWLQYQSLYNINSLCLWCCLAWVATIFMFCYVTTHNIKHGIIPAPAGLRNALTEFHWVPPVLWIGIIGMLILTRWWDFWTS; encoded by the coding sequence ATGACGATGGCAGCGGTAGACCACCCCTCCTCCGCGCAGGACGAGGACGACGGTGCGAAGACCTTCGGCGGCAGCCGCGCGCTCGCACTGCTGCTGGTGATCACGGGAGCGGCCGGGCTGCTCGCCGCCTGGGTGATCACCATCGACAAGTTCAAGCTGCTCGAGGACCCGAGCTTCACCCCGGGCTGCAGCCTGAACCCGGTGGTCGCGTGCGGCAACATCATGAAGAGCGAGCAGGCCTCGGCCTTCGGCTTCCCCAACCCGATGCTCGGGATCGCCACCTACTCGGTGGTCATCGGGATCGGCATGGCGCTCCTTGCGGGCGCCCGCTTCCGTGCGTGGTACTGGCTGGGCCTCAACGCGGGCACCCTGTTCGGCGTCGGCTTCTGCACCTGGCTGCAGTACCAGTCGCTCTACAACATCAACTCGCTCTGCCTGTGGTGCTGCCTGGCCTGGGTCGCCACGATCTTCATGTTCTGCTACGTCACGACGCACAACATCAAGCACGGCATCATCCCCGCCCCCGCCGGGCTGCGGAACGCCCTCACCGAGTTCCACTGGGTGCCCCCGGTGCTCTGGATCGGGATCATCGGCATGCTGATCCTCACCCGCTGGTGGGACTTCTGGACCAGCTGA
- a CDS encoding replication-associated recombination protein A — protein sequence MEPDLFTAAAEDRQEKDPSSSPLAVRMRPRTLDEVVGQQHLLKPGSPLRRLVGEGSGGPAGPSSVILWGPPGTGKTTLAYVVSKATNKRFVELSAITAGVKEVRAVIEGARRATGGFGKETVLFLDEIHRFSKAQQDSLLPAVENRWVTLIAATTENPYFSIISPLLSRSLLLTLEPLTDDGLRALLRRAVTDGRGLGEAVTLPQDAEAHLLRIAGGDARRALTALEAAAGAALSKHEREITLETLEETVDRAAVKYDRDGDQHYDVASALIKSIRGSDVDAALHYLARMIEAGEDPRFIARRLMISASEDIGLADPTALPTAVAAAQAVAMIGFPEAALTLSHATIALALAPKSNAATLAISAAQEDVRRGLAGPVPAHLRDGHYKGAAKLGHAQGYIYPHDVPGGIAAQEYAPDAVRDRRYYEPTRYGAEARYADVAERVRERLGRSGPGDGAASP from the coding sequence GTGGAGCCCGACCTCTTTACCGCAGCAGCCGAAGACCGCCAGGAGAAGGACCCTTCCAGCAGCCCCCTCGCTGTCCGGATGCGTCCCCGCACGCTGGACGAGGTGGTCGGACAGCAGCACCTGCTCAAGCCGGGATCCCCGCTGCGCCGTCTCGTCGGCGAGGGCAGCGGAGGACCCGCCGGCCCCTCGTCGGTCATCCTCTGGGGCCCGCCCGGCACGGGGAAGACGACTCTCGCGTACGTCGTCAGCAAGGCGACCAACAAGCGTTTCGTCGAGCTCTCGGCGATCACCGCGGGCGTCAAGGAGGTCCGCGCCGTCATCGAGGGCGCGCGCCGCGCCACCGGCGGTTTCGGCAAGGAGACCGTCCTCTTCCTCGACGAGATCCACCGCTTCTCCAAGGCCCAGCAGGACTCCCTGCTCCCCGCCGTGGAGAACCGCTGGGTGACGCTGATCGCGGCCACCACGGAGAATCCGTACTTCTCGATCATCTCGCCGCTGCTCTCGCGCTCCCTGCTCCTCACCCTGGAGCCCCTCACCGACGACGGCCTGCGCGCCCTGCTCCGCCGTGCCGTGACCGACGGGCGCGGGCTGGGGGAAGCCGTCACGCTGCCCCAGGACGCCGAGGCGCACCTGCTGCGGATCGCCGGGGGCGACGCCCGCCGCGCGCTGACCGCGCTGGAGGCCGCAGCGGGCGCGGCGCTCTCCAAGCACGAGCGGGAGATCACGCTGGAGACGCTCGAGGAGACCGTCGACCGCGCGGCCGTGAAGTACGACCGGGACGGCGACCAGCACTACGACGTCGCCAGTGCCCTGATCAAGTCGATCCGCGGGTCCGACGTGGACGCCGCCCTGCACTACCTGGCCCGGATGATCGAGGCGGGGGAGGACCCGCGCTTCATCGCGCGGCGACTGATGATCTCGGCCAGTGAGGACATCGGGCTGGCCGATCCCACAGCGCTCCCCACGGCCGTGGCGGCGGCCCAGGCCGTGGCCATGATCGGGTTTCCCGAAGCGGCCCTCACTCTCAGCCACGCCACGATCGCGCTGGCGCTCGCCCCCAAGTCCAATGCCGCGACCCTGGCGATCTCCGCCGCGCAGGAGGACGTGCGCAGGGGCCTCGCCGGCCCGGTCCCGGCCCATCTGCGCGACGGTCACTACAAGGGCGCGGCCAAGCTCGGCCATGCGCAGGGCTACATCTATCCGCACGACGTCCCCGGCGGAATCGCCGCCCAGGAGTACGCCCCGGACGCCGTCCGTGACAGGCGCTACTACGAACCCACGCGATACGGCGCGGAGGCGCGCTACGCCGACGTGGCGGAGCGGGTCCGCGAGCGGCTCGGCCGTAGCGGGCCCGGAGACGGCGCCGCGTCCCCGTGA
- a CDS encoding DUF2470 domain-containing protein, whose product MPSAAERTRTLVQSTCSAVLLVPGLSVIHPDQLMPDSRSIGPDGDLFLGFPADSPVARAAARAQGDELAAVLEITDVAPVSVPHRIRGRARIAGRLTAVPGPARPGGATLRLETGEASVDDLWGAEEVEPEAFRDAVADPLVSHETELLQHLHAAHAEQMGALSALLGGRAQAGGERLPAAVPVALDRFGLRVRFVENAGACFDARFDFPDPVRDVSELRRAMYTLFEAASY is encoded by the coding sequence ATGCCGTCAGCAGCCGAGCGCACACGAACTCTCGTACAGAGTACCTGCTCCGCGGTGCTGCTCGTACCGGGGCTGTCCGTCATCCATCCGGACCAGCTGATGCCCGACAGCAGGAGCATCGGTCCGGACGGGGATCTGTTCCTCGGCTTCCCCGCGGATTCTCCGGTGGCACGGGCGGCGGCGCGCGCCCAGGGCGACGAACTGGCGGCCGTGCTGGAGATCACCGACGTCGCACCCGTCTCCGTCCCGCACCGCATCCGCGGACGTGCCAGGATCGCCGGCCGGCTCACCGCCGTGCCCGGCCCGGCCCGGCCGGGCGGGGCGACGCTCCGCCTGGAGACCGGGGAGGCGTCGGTCGACGATCTCTGGGGGGCCGAGGAGGTGGAGCCGGAGGCGTTCCGGGACGCCGTCGCCGATCCGCTGGTGTCCCACGAGACCGAACTGCTCCAGCATCTCCACGCCGCCCACGCGGAGCAGATGGGGGCGCTGTCCGCACTGCTCGGCGGGCGTGCGCAGGCCGGCGGCGAGCGCCTGCCCGCCGCCGTCCCTGTCGCCCTCGACCGCTTCGGTCTGCGGGTGCGCTTCGTCGAGAACGCCGGCGCCTGCTTCGACGCCCGGTTCGACTTCCCCGACCCCGTGCGCGACGTCAGCGAACTGCGCCGCGCGATGTACACGCTGTTCGAGGCCGCCTCCTACTGA
- the rpsD gene encoding 30S ribosomal protein S4, with translation MPNQSRPKVKKSRALGIALTPKAVKYFEARPYPPGEHGRGRKQNSDYKVRLLEKQRLRAQYDISERQMARAYDRARKAEGKTGEALVVELERRLDALVLRSGIARTIYQARQMVVHGHIEVNGGKVDKPSFRVRPDDVVQVRERSRTKVPFQVAREGGYDTDGETPRYLQVNLKALAFRLDRDPNRKEIPVICDEQLVVEYYAR, from the coding sequence GTGCCTAACCAGTCGCGTCCCAAGGTCAAGAAGTCGCGTGCCCTCGGCATCGCCCTGACGCCGAAGGCTGTCAAGTACTTCGAGGCCCGCCCCTACCCGCCGGGCGAGCACGGCCGTGGCCGCAAGCAGAACTCGGACTACAAGGTCCGTCTGCTCGAGAAGCAGCGCCTGCGTGCGCAGTACGACATCAGCGAGCGCCAGATGGCGCGTGCCTACGACCGCGCCCGCAAGGCCGAGGGCAAGACGGGCGAGGCGCTGGTCGTCGAGCTCGAGCGTCGCCTCGACGCCCTGGTCCTGCGTTCGGGCATCGCCCGCACCATCTACCAGGCCCGCCAGATGGTCGTCCACGGCCACATCGAGGTCAACGGTGGCAAGGTCGACAAGCCGTCCTTCCGCGTGCGCCCCGACGACGTCGTGCAGGTCCGCGAGCGCAGCCGCACCAAGGTCCCCTTCCAGGTGGCCCGCGAGGGTGGCTACGACACCGACGGTGAGACCCCGCGCTACCTCCAGGTGAACCTGAAGGCCCTGGCCTTCCGCCTGGACCGTGACCCGAACCGCAAGGAAATTCCGGTCATCTGCGACGAGCAGCTCGTCGTCGAGTACTACGCCCGCTGA